One segment of Romeriopsis navalis LEGE 11480 DNA contains the following:
- the rplJ gene encoding 50S ribosomal protein L10, translating to MGRTLANKKAIVAGLKETLSDSSLAVVINYRGLTVAEISDLRNRLRPSGASCTVTKNTFMGKAIEGDDKWSPIEGLLKDTTAFILAKDDVGAAVKAYQAFQKETKKSEVLGGVMEGKLLSQNDIKAIADLPSKDELYAQIAGATNNIVANIAILVNEIPTGVARAVQAVADKDAA from the coding sequence ATGGGTAGAACGCTGGCAAACAAGAAGGCAATTGTAGCGGGTCTGAAAGAAACGCTCAGTGACTCTTCACTCGCAGTGGTAATCAACTATCGCGGTTTGACCGTGGCAGAGATTAGCGATTTGCGGAACCGTTTACGTCCGAGCGGTGCAAGCTGCACCGTGACGAAAAACACGTTTATGGGCAAGGCGATCGAAGGTGACGACAAGTGGAGTCCCATCGAAGGTCTGCTCAAAGATACAACGGCTTTCATTCTGGCCAAAGACGATGTCGGTGCCGCTGTTAAGGCGTATCAGGCATTCCAGAAGGAAACTAAAAAGTCGGAAGTGCTTGGTGGCGTGATGGAGGGCAAATTGCTCTCACAGAACGACATCAAAGCGATCGCTGACCTACCTTCCAAAGACGAGCTTTACGCTCAAATCGCTGGTGCGACAAACAACATCGTGGCAAACATCGCAATCTTGGTCAACGAGATTCCGACTGGTGTGGCCCGTGCGGTTCAAGCTGTGGCGGACAAAGATGCCGCTTAG